From Sodalis glossinidius str. 'morsitans', the proteins below share one genomic window:
- a CDS encoding phage tail sheath subtilisin-like domain-containing protein — translation MAANYLHGVETIEVENGARPVKTVKSAVIGLIGTAPMGDVNTLVQCLSEKDAAAFGSQLTGFTIPQALDAIYDHGAGTVLVINVLDPAVHKTAVADEDVTFDKATGKAQLANPVVAQLVLKPDSDGQPYVEGQDYSLDAQTGVITNLGKSIAADATVKASYNYADPTKVTPADIIGAVNAAGNRTGMKLLNDSFNLFGYFAKILIAPVFCTQNSVSVELIAMAEKLGAVTYIDAPIGTTFAQALAGRGPEGTINFNTSSDRVRLCYPHVKVYDAATNSERLEPLSQRAAGLRAKVDLDKGYWWSSSNQEILGITGVERQLSAMIDDPQSEVNLLNEQGITTVFSSYGSGLRLWGNRMAAWPTVTHMRNFENVRRTGDVINESLRYFSQQYIDMPITQALIDALTESVNAYGRKLIGDGALLGFSCWFDPARNEETELAAGHLLLSYKYTPPPPLERLTFETEITSEYLLTLKGNS, via the coding sequence ATGGCAGCTAACTATCTGCATGGCGTCGAAACCATTGAGGTGGAAAACGGTGCCCGCCCGGTAAAAACGGTGAAGTCTGCCGTCATTGGCCTGATTGGTACCGCCCCGATGGGGGACGTCAATACGCTGGTGCAGTGCCTGTCTGAGAAAGATGCAGCGGCGTTTGGCAGCCAGCTCACCGGTTTTACCATTCCGCAGGCGCTGGATGCGATCTACGACCATGGGGCAGGCACCGTTCTGGTCATTAACGTGCTTGATCCGGCTGTGCATAAAACCGCTGTGGCCGATGAAGATGTAACGTTCGACAAGGCGACGGGCAAGGCACAGCTGGCTAATCCGGTGGTCGCGCAGCTGGTACTGAAACCGGACAGCGATGGCCAGCCTTATGTGGAAGGTCAGGACTACTCGCTTGATGCACAGACCGGAGTGATTACCAACCTTGGTAAGAGCATTGCCGCAGATGCAACGGTGAAGGCCAGCTATAACTATGCTGATCCAACTAAAGTCACCCCGGCTGATATCATCGGTGCCGTTAACGCTGCGGGCAACCGTACCGGCATGAAGCTGCTTAACGACAGCTTCAACCTGTTTGGCTACTTCGCAAAAATACTGATTGCCCCGGTCTTCTGCACCCAGAACAGCGTCTCGGTTGAGCTTATCGCCATGGCTGAGAAGCTGGGCGCGGTGACCTACATCGACGCGCCGATTGGTACCACTTTTGCGCAGGCTCTGGCGGGGCGTGGCCCGGAAGGCACCATTAACTTCAACACCAGCTCCGACCGCGTCCGTCTGTGCTACCCGCACGTCAAGGTGTACGACGCGGCCACCAACAGCGAACGGCTGGAGCCGCTGAGCCAGCGTGCTGCAGGTCTGCGTGCCAAAGTCGACCTGGACAAGGGCTACTGGTGGTCGTCCTCCAACCAGGAAATTCTGGGTATCACCGGCGTGGAGCGCCAGCTGTCGGCAATGATTGACGACCCGCAGAGCGAGGTGAACCTGCTCAACGAACAGGGCATCACCACGGTCTTCAGCAGCTACGGCAGCGGCCTGCGTCTGTGGGGCAACCGTATGGCGGCATGGCCAACGGTCACCCATATGCGCAACTTTGAGAACGTTCGCCGTACCGGTGATGTGATCAACGAGTCCCTGCGTTACTTCAGCCAGCAGTACATCGACATGCCGATTACCCAAGCGCTGATTGATGCGCTGACGGAGTCGGTCAACGCCTACGGTCGCAAGCTGATTGGCGACGGTGCGCTGCTGGGCTTCAGCTGCTGGTTTGATCCGGCCCGCAACGAAGAGACGGAGCTTGCCGCCGGTCACCTGTTGCTGAGCTACAAATACACGCCACCACCACCGCTGGAGCGACTGACGTTTGAGACCGAGATCACCTCGGAATATCTGTTAACCCTGAAGGGGAATAGCTGA
- a CDS encoding phage tail assembly protein yields the protein MSQTQSDTFKLSYPFTTAAGTRVEQVELKRLTVKDLKQVRKISKDPADWDEPLIARSTGILPEDLDNMDLTDYMELQKRFQQVTGLGKSDENADAGAGAAGEVV from the coding sequence ATGTCACAGACCCAATCCGATACTTTTAAGCTGTCTTACCCCTTCACCACCGCAGCAGGCACCAGAGTTGAGCAGGTTGAACTGAAACGCCTGACGGTCAAAGACCTGAAGCAGGTGCGCAAAATCAGTAAAGACCCGGCTGACTGGGACGAACCGCTCATTGCCCGTAGCACCGGTATTCTCCCCGAAGACCTCGATAACATGGATCTTACCGATTACATGGAGCTGCAGAAACGATTTCAGCAAGTCACTGGGCTGGGCAAGAGCGACGAAAACGCTGATGCAGGCGCAGGGGCTGCTGGCGAGGTGGTTTAG
- a CDS encoding phage major tail tube protein, with protein MMAKIEINRITNANIYLDGANLLGRAEEVKLPDVSMTMQEHKALGMVGKVELPAGFDKLEGEIKWNSFYRDAMLSAANPYKSLALQCRSSVQRYSSQGLIDEIPLVTFLTIMFKKNPLGTFKQHENAEFSSSFTCTYIKQVLDGEELLELDYLANIFRVGGVDQLTDYRINIGG; from the coding sequence CTGATGGCAAAGATTGAGATCAACCGCATCACGAATGCCAACATCTACCTGGATGGCGCTAACCTGCTGGGCCGGGCCGAGGAGGTCAAACTCCCGGACGTCTCCATGACCATGCAGGAGCATAAGGCGCTGGGGATGGTGGGCAAAGTGGAACTCCCGGCAGGCTTCGACAAGCTGGAGGGTGAGATCAAGTGGAACAGCTTTTACCGCGACGCGATGCTGTCTGCTGCGAACCCGTATAAGTCGCTGGCGCTGCAGTGCCGTTCCAGCGTCCAGCGCTACAGTTCGCAGGGGCTGATTGACGAAATCCCGCTGGTCACATTCCTGACGATCATGTTCAAGAAGAACCCGCTGGGGACGTTCAAACAGCACGAGAACGCCGAGTTCTCTAGCAGCTTCACCTGCACGTACATCAAGCAGGTACTGGATGGTGAAGAGCTGCTGGAGCTGGACTATCTGGCCAACATCTTCCGAGTCGGCGGCGTTGACCAGTTGACTGACTACCGCATCAATATCGGGGGCTGA